A window from Natronorubrum aibiense encodes these proteins:
- a CDS encoding DoxX family protein encodes MASHEVQLESTIGGFTASGRLHTLSVWFIFALRLMMGIAFFQSGLDKVLSGSFSAGGYLTGAVPNSGSPLADLFVAMGNTPWFVDFVNVAVPWGEVLIGLGLLFGVLTRLAAFWGAFMMLMFYFGNWDVAHGYINGDFAYMLVFLSVAAFGAGRILGLDAYIEQYEVGGVPLVERYPWTRYLLG; translated from the coding sequence ATGGCATCGCACGAAGTCCAGCTAGAAAGTACGATCGGGGGGTTCACCGCAAGCGGTCGACTACACACGCTGAGTGTCTGGTTTATCTTCGCGCTTCGGTTGATGATGGGAATTGCGTTTTTCCAGAGTGGACTTGACAAGGTTCTCTCGGGGAGTTTTAGTGCCGGCGGCTATCTAACAGGGGCCGTCCCGAACAGCGGGAGTCCGCTTGCAGATTTGTTCGTTGCGATGGGGAACACGCCGTGGTTCGTTGACTTCGTGAACGTCGCAGTGCCGTGGGGTGAGGTGCTTATCGGCCTCGGATTGTTATTCGGCGTGCTCACTCGGCTCGCTGCGTTCTGGGGGGCGTTTATGATGCTCATGTTCTACTTCGGCAACTGGGACGTCGCACACGGCTACATCAACGGGGATTTCGCGTACATGCTCGTGTTCCTCTCTGTCGCCGCGTTCGGCGCTGGACGGATACTAGGGCTCGATGCGTATATCGAACAGTACGAGGTCGGTGGAGTGCCGCTCGTTGAACGGTATCCCTGGACTCGATATCTTCTCGGTTAA
- a CDS encoding plastocyanin/azurin family copper-binding protein, producing MSDQPYRRHVLGIASGAIVTGLAGCLTEDDQSENDANSDEGATNSSEDLDNESNETDSTSESVAEVTMVTNDSGTHFEPHVAEIELGETITWTLESGSHTTTAYAPANDKPQRIPDDAKAWDSGEIDDQGATFEHTFETEGVYDYYCRPHENTGMLGCVVVGDPQLDDQPGMAEPQSELPDGTHEKIRELNEMVRSGGDSGHGGHESSEGGDGSHDDDH from the coding sequence ATGAGCGATCAACCATATCGGCGGCACGTACTTGGGATAGCTAGTGGTGCAATTGTAACTGGACTTGCCGGTTGTCTGACCGAAGACGACCAATCAGAGAACGATGCCAACTCGGATGAGGGGGCTACTAACTCGAGCGAGGATCTCGACAATGAGAGCAATGAAACGGATAGTACGTCTGAGAGTGTAGCCGAAGTGACAATGGTGACGAATGACTCTGGAACTCACTTCGAGCCCCATGTCGCTGAAATCGAACTTGGAGAGACGATCACGTGGACGCTCGAGAGCGGTTCTCATACGACGACCGCTTATGCACCGGCGAACGACAAGCCCCAGAGGATTCCTGATGACGCTAAGGCATGGGATAGCGGGGAAATCGACGACCAAGGGGCAACCTTTGAACACACATTCGAAACTGAAGGAGTCTATGACTATTACTGTCGCCCACACGAAAACACAGGGATGCTCGGGTGCGTTGTCGTCGGTGATCCCCAGCTCGACGACCAGCCTGGAATGGCCGAGCCGCAGTCTGAATTACCCGACGGTACTCACGAGAAGATCCGCGAACTGAATGAGATGGTTCGAAGCGGTGGTGACAGCGGGCACGGTGGACACGAAAGTAGTGAAGGCGGGGATGGCAGCCACGATGATGACCATTGA
- a CDS encoding heavy metal translocating P-type ATPase translates to MSNHIDHERTRDASSETNSERPVYCCRICQLEADGRRRATDPSSTTEPPHSSEHTNHDRTGETTTEPGSTDEHAHHNPEAEPGHSHAHTGEGEHDHDAHDQGADVHEGRHEDHAAHTDHTGHEQMFRRRFWVSLVLSVPVIFFSEFIQDVFGYTAPSFPGSVWITPVLSVVIFAYGGVPFLSMARTELENREPGMMMLISLAITVAFVYSIASLFLEGTTPFFWELVTLIDIMLLGHWMEMRSVRQASGALDELAKLMPDTAERVTESGDTEEVPVDELSEDDVVLVRPGASVPADGEVAEGESSVDESMITGESRSVGKEPGSEVVAGTVNQDGSLRIRITKTGEETTLAGIMRLVDEARQSKSRTQLLADRAAGWLFYVALAVAGITAVAWIVAVGFNIGVLERVVTVLVIACPHALGLAVPLVVAINTSTAAQNGMLIRDRIAMEESRNLDTVMFDKTGTLTKGEQGVVDVETAGDWSEERVFEIAAGVEGDSEHMIARAIRDAAEEREVQRASVSNFENLRGLGVRATVDGKTVHLGGPNLIEKLGIERPDDIAAFAEEAGSNAQTIIYLVHDESEIAAAFALADVIREESRQAIEALHGMGIEVAMLTGDSEDVARAVSEELGIDQYFAEVLPEEKDTKVERLQSEGKFVAMVGDGVNDAPALTRADVGIAIGSGTDVAIESGDIILVDNNPVDVVRLIRLSKASYRKMQENLVWATGYNVFALPLAAGILAPIGILLSPAIGAVFMSLSTIIVAINARRLGNVDLSLPA, encoded by the coding sequence ATGAGCAACCACATAGACCACGAGCGTACACGGGACGCTTCGTCGGAAACTAATTCCGAGAGACCCGTCTACTGCTGCCGTATTTGCCAGTTAGAAGCAGATGGAAGGAGGCGAGCGACAGATCCCTCATCTACCACGGAGCCTCCCCACTCTTCCGAGCACACGAACCACGACCGGACGGGCGAGACTACCACGGAACCCGGAAGCACCGACGAACACGCACACCACAATCCCGAAGCCGAGCCCGGACACAGCCACGCCCATACTGGAGAGGGCGAACACGATCACGATGCACACGACCAAGGCGCGGACGTCCACGAGGGAAGGCACGAAGATCACGCCGCCCACACGGACCACACGGGCCACGAGCAGATGTTCCGGCGGCGGTTCTGGGTGTCGCTCGTGCTCTCGGTGCCGGTCATCTTCTTCAGCGAGTTCATTCAGGATGTCTTCGGCTACACGGCGCCGTCGTTCCCTGGAAGCGTCTGGATCACACCCGTCCTCTCAGTCGTGATCTTCGCGTACGGTGGCGTGCCGTTCCTCTCGATGGCCCGGACGGAACTCGAGAACCGTGAGCCAGGGATGATGATGCTGATCTCGCTGGCGATCACCGTTGCGTTCGTCTACTCGATCGCGAGCCTGTTTCTCGAAGGGACGACGCCGTTCTTCTGGGAACTGGTCACGCTGATCGACATCATGCTGCTGGGCCACTGGATGGAGATGCGCTCGGTCCGACAGGCCTCCGGTGCGCTCGACGAACTGGCGAAGCTCATGCCCGACACCGCCGAGCGCGTCACCGAGAGTGGGGATACCGAGGAAGTGCCAGTCGACGAACTCTCTGAGGACGACGTCGTACTCGTTCGTCCCGGTGCTTCGGTTCCCGCCGACGGCGAGGTCGCCGAGGGCGAGTCGTCCGTCGACGAATCGATGATCACCGGCGAGTCCAGGTCCGTGGGCAAAGAACCCGGCTCAGAAGTGGTCGCCGGGACGGTCAACCAGGACGGGAGCCTCCGCATCAGAATCACTAAGACGGGCGAGGAGACGACGTTGGCAGGCATCATGCGGCTCGTTGATGAAGCCCGGCAGTCCAAATCCCGCACGCAGCTCCTGGCGGACCGCGCAGCAGGGTGGCTGTTCTACGTCGCACTCGCCGTTGCGGGCATTACGGCCGTCGCGTGGATCGTCGCAGTCGGGTTCAACATCGGTGTTCTCGAACGCGTGGTCACGGTTCTCGTCATCGCGTGTCCCCACGCACTTGGCCTGGCCGTCCCGCTCGTTGTCGCAATCAACACCTCGACCGCTGCCCAGAACGGGATGCTCATCCGCGACCGCATAGCCATGGAGGAATCTCGTAACCTCGATACGGTGATGTTCGACAAGACGGGCACGCTCACGAAGGGCGAACAGGGCGTCGTCGACGTCGAGACGGCAGGCGACTGGAGTGAAGAGCGCGTGTTCGAAATCGCCGCTGGTGTCGAGGGCGACTCCGAACATATGATCGCTCGCGCCATCCGGGATGCTGCTGAGGAACGGGAGGTGCAGCGAGCGAGCGTCTCGAACTTCGAGAACCTTCGCGGTCTCGGTGTCAGAGCCACCGTCGATGGCAAGACGGTTCATCTGGGTGGCCCCAACCTGATCGAGAAACTCGGCATCGAACGACCTGACGATATCGCTGCCTTCGCTGAGGAAGCCGGCTCGAACGCACAGACGATCATCTACCTGGTCCACGATGAATCCGAGATCGCCGCAGCGTTCGCGCTGGCAGACGTCATTCGGGAAGAAAGCCGGCAGGCTATCGAGGCGCTGCACGGGATGGGCATCGAAGTGGCAATGCTCACTGGCGACAGCGAGGATGTCGCGAGGGCTGTGTCCGAGGAACTCGGTATTGACCAGTACTTCGCGGAGGTGCTGCCCGAGGAGAAGGACACGAAGGTCGAACGGCTCCAGTCGGAAGGGAAATTCGTCGCGATGGTCGGCGACGGTGTCAACGACGCGCCGGCGCTCACGAGAGCTGACGTCGGTATCGCCATCGGATCGGGGACCGACGTCGCCATCGAATCGGGCGATATCATCCTCGTCGACAACAACCCGGTGGATGTGGTGCGGCTCATCCGACTGTCGAAGGCGAGCTACCGGAAGATGCAGGAAAATCTTGTCTGGGCGACCGGCTACAACGTATTCGCGCTCCCGCTTGCGGCGGGGATTCTCGCACCCATCGGTATCCTCCTGTCGCCGGCGATCGGCGCCGTGTTTATGTCGCTGTCGACGATCATCGTCGCGATTAACGCCCGCAGACTAGGGAATGTAGATCTCTCCCTGCCTGCGTAA
- a CDS encoding AsnC family transcriptional regulator yields MRDLDETDMEILSQLAENARRPFSAIGEEVGLSGPAVSDRVTRLQETGVINHFTIDVDRTKLRAGVPVLVQLDNPSESFDAVRERVRNDDAVEHMFITSEGDLWFYGRAEAQNVRVWVNTLLDGADSVDYTVTLVDEVEWTPSIDGVEFALTCAECSNTVDSEGETSRIGGELYHFCCPSCQSRFKDRHQRLEEGV; encoded by the coding sequence ATGCGGGACTTGGACGAAACCGACATGGAGATTCTCTCACAGTTAGCCGAGAACGCCCGTCGCCCGTTCAGCGCGATCGGCGAGGAAGTTGGCCTCTCGGGGCCAGCGGTTTCAGATCGCGTCACACGGCTCCAAGAGACCGGGGTCATCAACCACTTCACTATCGATGTCGACCGTACCAAACTCAGAGCTGGTGTGCCGGTACTTGTCCAGCTAGATAACCCATCTGAGTCATTCGACGCGGTTCGTGAGCGGGTCAGGAATGATGACGCCGTCGAACACATGTTCATTACGTCCGAGGGAGACCTCTGGTTCTACGGACGTGCAGAAGCACAGAACGTCCGGGTGTGGGTGAACACACTTCTGGATGGCGCTGACTCGGTTGATTACACAGTCACGTTAGTCGACGAAGTCGAGTGGACGCCATCGATCGACGGCGTCGAGTTCGCACTCACGTGTGCCGAGTGCAGTAATACTGTGGATTCTGAGGGGGAGACGAGTCGTATTGGCGGAGAACTCTATCATTTCTGTTGTCCATCGTGTCAGAGTCGATTCAAAGATCGACACCAACGTCTCGAAGAGGGCGTGTAG
- a CDS encoding serine-rich family protein, which produces MVDDQSNRDGLKRRGYLKGVVGTGLGIGILSMSTATTHASDDENDTEDDAENKGNTHNVDGDSVYLVFGADTSEDDLDAWVAEHKDEITEGSRDSITQVVQYHDVSQLNVNQQATAVSIAIDDGEATAIQQANQNNNNTQKGHAESINISETENSETFNDVSNVYIVFAEETGYREFNGWVVRDETYQSEQSAQVTIEQSQTVNQLNYSSQSAAVAIAEGGSDAEAYQQSAQTNENYQHAEAAAVNVSSNEKETGDGQEALESVEQWQEVAQLNVSEQGVAIAIAVGSGSVAEACQVSAQCNLNEQVADATAINFEWTSADEVVANADMVGEFSDEEMNRTDDGSSQSNTQEESANITQVQSVGQENISLQNAAIAVGTDDSTATARQESYQANLNAQVASVEALNVQDSHCSATVVVSGKDTNGDKSWAIAYENGDNETAQQMATAEINQLQFIEQLNVNEQNGAIAYAANSDDAVAEQLNYQLNKNVQVAETSAVNEGEGGGKKDKGKKKKKVRKCSIENAVRR; this is translated from the coding sequence AGGACGACGCCGAGAACAAGGGTAATACGCATAATGTTGATGGCGACAGCGTATACTTGGTCTTCGGTGCCGATACGTCCGAGGACGATCTCGACGCGTGGGTCGCCGAACACAAAGACGAGATCACCGAGGGATCGAGAGACTCCATCACACAAGTTGTTCAATATCATGATGTCTCCCAGCTTAACGTCAATCAGCAGGCTACCGCCGTCAGTATCGCTATTGATGACGGAGAGGCGACGGCAATTCAGCAGGCCAACCAGAATAACAACAATACCCAAAAGGGACACGCTGAGTCGATAAACATCTCAGAAACAGAGAACAGTGAGACGTTCAACGACGTCAGCAACGTGTACATTGTCTTCGCCGAGGAGACCGGATACCGAGAATTCAACGGCTGGGTCGTGAGGGACGAGACCTACCAAAGCGAGCAGTCTGCCCAGGTGACGATTGAGCAGTCTCAGACGGTCAATCAGTTGAACTACAGCAGCCAGAGCGCTGCCGTCGCCATCGCTGAAGGTGGCAGCGACGCCGAGGCCTACCAGCAGAGTGCGCAGACGAACGAGAACTACCAGCACGCCGAGGCAGCCGCGGTGAATGTCAGTAGTAACGAGAAGGAGACAGGTGACGGTCAGGAGGCACTGGAATCGGTTGAACAGTGGCAGGAAGTGGCCCAACTCAACGTCAGTGAGCAGGGCGTCGCGATCGCGATCGCCGTCGGTAGTGGCAGCGTTGCGGAGGCGTGCCAAGTAAGTGCACAGTGTAATCTCAACGAGCAGGTCGCTGACGCGACCGCGATCAACTTTGAATGGACGTCCGCCGACGAAGTCGTCGCTAACGCGGACATGGTCGGCGAATTCTCAGACGAGGAGATGAACCGCACTGATGATGGTTCGTCTCAATCGAACACCCAGGAAGAATCCGCTAATATCACGCAGGTTCAGAGCGTCGGACAAGAGAACATCAGCTTACAGAACGCCGCGATCGCCGTCGGAACCGACGATAGCACCGCAACAGCTCGACAGGAGAGCTATCAGGCAAACTTGAATGCACAGGTCGCATCCGTGGAAGCGCTGAACGTCCAAGATTCTCACTGCAGCGCGACCGTAGTGGTGAGCGGAAAGGACACGAACGGCGACAAATCGTGGGCTATCGCCTACGAGAATGGCGACAATGAGACCGCACAGCAGATGGCTACCGCTGAAATCAACCAACTACAGTTCATTGAACAACTGAACGTCAACGAACAAAACGGCGCGATTGCGTACGCCGCTAACAGCGACGATGCGGTGGCCGAGCAGCTAAATTACCAGTTGAACAAGAACGTACAGGTAGCGGAAACAAGCGCTGTCAATGAAGGTGAAGGTGGAGGTAAGAAGGACAAGGGGAAAAAGAAAAAGAAGGTGAGAAAGTGCTCTATTGAAAATGCGGTACGGCGCTAA
- a CDS encoding heavy-metal-associated domain-containing protein has product MSQTITVAGMTCGHCEQTVEEALQGVSSVTDATADREAEQASVDGDADVTALVQAVEDAGYTAHA; this is encoded by the coding sequence ATGAGTCAAACGATCACCGTCGCGGGAATGACCTGCGGCCATTGTGAACAGACAGTCGAAGAGGCACTTCAAGGCGTGTCTAGTGTGACTGACGCCACCGCCGATCGTGAGGCCGAACAGGCGAGTGTCGATGGTGACGCCGACGTCACGGCCCTCGTGCAAGCCGTCGAAGACGCTGGATACACAGCCCACGCCTGA
- a CDS encoding heavy metal translocating P-type ATPase, translating into METRTAHLDITGMTCANCSGTVSDALESLDGVIEANANFATDEGSVEYNPDEVSLAEIYETIEDAGYGAVSDTVTIGISDMTCANCVQTNETALENTPGVIAAEANFATDEAQVRYNPADTSLDALYDAIEDAGYSPVREDSDSGESGEDARDAARQGEIRKQLRLTLFGAALSAPMLFFLAEKFLLGGGILPETVFGVEFGWVEFLLATPVQAVLGWPFYKNSYNALVNNRRANMDVLIALGSSTAYFYSVAVLAGLIAGSLYFDTAALILVFITLGNYLEARSKGQAGDALRKLLEMEAETATVVDEDGTEVEVPLEDVTVGDRMKVRPGEQIPTDGVVIDGQSAVDESMVTGESVPVEKGEGDEVVGSTINENGVLVVEATKVGKDTALQQIVQTVKEAQSRQPDIQNLADRISAYFVPAVIANALLWGTVWFLFPEALAGFVDWLPLWGAVAGGPAVAGGTVSVFEFALIVFASSVLIACPCALGLATPAATMVGTTIGAQNGVLFKGGDILERAKDVDTVVFDKTGTLTKGEMELTDVVVFDGDRQSITDGGDTAADGGQLTARDRLNENDVLRLAATAESGSEHPLARAIVDGARDRGIDVSDPDNFENVPGHGIKATVGENEVLVGNRKLLRDNGIDPSPAQETMERLENEGKTAMLVAYEGELVGVVADADTIKETATEAVSQLQERGVDVMMITGDNERTARAVAEQVGIDPENVRAEVLPEDKSDAIEAIQDEGRKAMMVGDGVNDAPALAVAHVGTAIGSGTDVAIEAADVTLMRDDPLDVVKAIRISDATLQKIKQNLVWALGYNTAMIPLASLGLLQPVLAAGAMAFSSVSVLSNSLLFRRYTPDHDYELLGRLR; encoded by the coding sequence ATGGAAACACGCACAGCACATCTCGACATCACAGGGATGACCTGTGCCAACTGCTCGGGGACAGTTAGCGACGCCCTGGAGTCACTCGACGGCGTCATCGAGGCGAACGCCAATTTCGCCACGGATGAGGGCTCCGTCGAGTACAACCCTGACGAGGTATCGCTTGCAGAGATTTACGAGACGATCGAGGACGCCGGCTACGGTGCGGTGTCTGACACGGTGACCATAGGCATCTCCGACATGACCTGTGCCAACTGTGTACAGACGAACGAGACCGCGCTCGAGAACACGCCGGGTGTTATCGCGGCCGAGGCAAACTTCGCCACCGACGAAGCGCAGGTCAGGTACAACCCTGCGGACACGTCCCTCGACGCGCTCTACGACGCTATCGAGGACGCTGGTTACTCGCCGGTCCGTGAAGACAGCGACAGCGGTGAATCGGGTGAAGATGCTCGGGACGCTGCACGACAGGGAGAGATTCGAAAACAGCTTCGACTGACGCTGTTCGGAGCCGCGCTGTCGGCCCCGATGCTGTTTTTCCTCGCAGAGAAGTTTCTGCTCGGCGGGGGAATTCTCCCGGAGACGGTCTTCGGCGTCGAATTTGGGTGGGTTGAGTTCCTGCTGGCGACACCCGTTCAGGCCGTGCTTGGCTGGCCGTTCTACAAGAACTCCTACAACGCGCTGGTCAACAACAGGCGCGCCAACATGGACGTTCTCATCGCACTGGGTTCGTCCACTGCGTATTTTTACTCCGTTGCAGTACTTGCCGGACTGATCGCGGGAAGCTTGTACTTCGACACTGCCGCGCTCATCCTGGTGTTCATCACCCTTGGGAACTACCTCGAAGCCCGCTCGAAAGGGCAGGCAGGCGACGCCCTTCGGAAGCTCCTCGAAATGGAGGCCGAGACGGCCACCGTTGTCGACGAGGACGGTACCGAAGTGGAAGTGCCACTCGAAGATGTCACAGTCGGCGACCGCATGAAGGTCCGTCCAGGCGAGCAGATCCCGACCGACGGCGTCGTCATCGACGGCCAGAGCGCCGTTGACGAGTCGATGGTCACCGGCGAGTCGGTCCCCGTCGAAAAAGGCGAGGGCGACGAGGTTGTTGGCTCAACGATCAACGAGAACGGTGTGCTCGTCGTCGAGGCGACGAAGGTCGGAAAGGACACCGCCCTCCAGCAGATCGTTCAGACAGTCAAGGAGGCCCAGTCCCGCCAGCCAGACATCCAGAACCTCGCCGACCGCATCTCGGCGTACTTCGTCCCAGCAGTCATCGCGAACGCGTTGCTGTGGGGCACTGTGTGGTTCCTCTTCCCCGAAGCACTCGCCGGATTCGTCGACTGGCTCCCGCTCTGGGGAGCGGTCGCTGGCGGACCAGCCGTGGCTGGTGGCACTGTCTCAGTCTTCGAGTTCGCGCTCATCGTCTTCGCGTCGTCCGTGTTGATCGCCTGTCCCTGTGCGCTGGGGTTAGCGACGCCTGCTGCAACGATGGTTGGGACGACGATCGGTGCCCAGAACGGCGTCCTGTTCAAGGGCGGTGACATCCTCGAACGGGCGAAAGACGTCGACACGGTCGTCTTCGACAAGACGGGTACGCTGACGAAAGGCGAGATGGAACTGACCGACGTCGTCGTCTTCGATGGCGACAGACAGTCTATCACAGACGGCGGCGACACCGCTGCCGATGGCGGCCAACTAACCGCACGTGACCGCCTCAACGAAAACGACGTGTTGCGGCTCGCGGCCACGGCCGAGAGCGGGAGCGAACACCCGCTCGCCCGGGCCATCGTCGACGGAGCCAGAGACCGCGGCATCGACGTGAGCGACCCCGACAACTTCGAGAATGTCCCTGGCCACGGTATCAAAGCGACCGTCGGCGAGAATGAGGTGCTGGTCGGAAACCGAAAGCTCCTCCGCGACAACGGGATCGACCCCTCGCCCGCTCAGGAGACGATGGAGCGCCTCGAGAACGAGGGGAAGACGGCGATGCTCGTCGCCTACGAGGGCGAACTCGTCGGTGTGGTCGCTGACGCCGACACGATCAAGGAAACTGCGACCGAGGCCGTGAGCCAACTGCAGGAGCGCGGCGTCGACGTGATGATGATCACCGGCGACAACGAGCGGACTGCTCGTGCCGTCGCCGAGCAGGTTGGGATCGACCCCGAGAATGTCCGCGCGGAGGTTCTTCCCGAGGACAAATCCGATGCCATCGAGGCCATTCAGGACGAAGGTCGCAAGGCGATGATGGTGGGCGACGGCGTCAACGACGCGCCCGCGCTCGCAGTCGCCCACGTCGGGACCGCCATCGGGAGCGGGACGGACGTCGCCATCGAAGCGGCGGACGTGACGCTGATGCGCGACGATCCACTAGACGTGGTGAAGGCCATTCGAATCTCGGACGCGACACTCCAGAAGATCAAGCAGAACCTCGTGTGGGCGCTTGGTTACAACACGGCGATGATCCCGTTGGCTTCACTCGGGCTGCTCCAGCCCGTCCTCGCAGCCGGCGCGATGGCCTTCTCGAGTGTGTCGGTGCTGTCGAACAGTCTACTGTTCCGTCGGTACACTCCAGATCACGATTACGAGCTCCTCGGCCGCCTTCGCTGA